A genomic region of Bacteroides acidifaciens contains the following coding sequences:
- the rplV gene encoding 50S ribosomal protein L22, with translation MGARKKISAEKRKEALKTMYFAKLQNVPTSPRKMRLVADMIRGMEVNRALGVLKFSSKEAAARVEKLLRSAIANWEQKNERKAESGELFVTKIFVDGGATLKRMRPAPQGRGYRIRKRSNHVTLFVGAKSNNEDQN, from the coding sequence ATGGGAGCAAGAAAAAAAATATCGGCTGAAAAGAGAAAAGAAGCCCTTAAGACCATGTATTTTGCGAAATTGCAAAATGTTCCTACTTCTCCGCGTAAGATGCGTCTGGTTGCAGACATGATCCGTGGCATGGAAGTGAACAGGGCACTTGGTGTTTTGAAATTTTCTTCAAAAGAAGCTGCTGCAAGAGTGGAAAAATTGCTTCGCTCTGCAATTGCTAACTGGGAACAGAAAAACGAACGTAAAGCAGAAAGCGGCGAGTTGTTCGTAACAAAGATTTTTGTTGATGGTGGAGCTACGCTCAAAAGAATGAGACCGGCACCACAGGGTAGAGGTTATAGAATTCGCAAACGTTCAAATCACGTAACATTGTTCGTTGGTGCTAAAAGTAATAACGAAGATCAAAATTAA
- the rpsC gene encoding 30S ribosomal protein S3: protein MGQKVNPISNRLGIIRGWDSNWYGGNDYGDSLLEDSKIRKYLNARLAKASVSRIVIERTLKLVTITVCTARPGIIIGKGGQEVDKLKEELKKVTDKDIQINIFEVKRPELDAVIVANNIARQVEGKIAYRRAIKMAIANTMRMGAEGIKIQISGRLNGAEMARSEMYKEGRTPLHTFRADIDYCHAEALTKVGLLGIKVWICRGEVFGKRELAPNFTQSKESGRGNNGGNNGGKNFKRKKNNR, encoded by the coding sequence ATGGGACAAAAAGTTAATCCAATAAGCAACCGTTTAGGAATTATCAGAGGATGGGATTCTAACTGGTATGGTGGAAATGATTACGGTGATTCTTTGCTGGAAGATAGCAAAATCCGTAAATATCTTAATGCAAGACTTGCAAAGGCAAGTGTATCAAGAATCGTAATTGAACGTACGCTGAAGCTCGTTACTATTACTGTTTGTACTGCTCGCCCGGGTATTATTATCGGTAAAGGTGGCCAAGAAGTTGATAAGTTAAAAGAGGAGTTGAAGAAGGTTACCGACAAGGATATTCAAATCAATATCTTTGAAGTGAAAAGACCGGAACTAGATGCTGTGATTGTTGCTAATAACATCGCTCGTCAGGTAGAAGGTAAAATTGCCTATCGTCGTGCCATCAAGATGGCTATCGCAAACACAATGCGTATGGGGGCTGAAGGTATCAAAATTCAGATTTCAGGACGTTTGAATGGAGCTGAAATGGCTCGTTCTGAAATGTATAAAGAAGGAAGAACTCCGTTGCACACTTTCAGAGCTGATATCGACTACTGTCATGCAGAAGCATTGACTAAAGTAGGTCTGTTGGGTATCAAAGTTTGGATTTGTAGAGGTGAAGTGTTTGGTAAGAGAGAATTGGCTCCGAACTTTACGCAAAGCAAAGAAAGTGGTCGTGGAAACAATGGTGGAAACAACGGCGGAAAGAACTTCAAAAGAAAGAAAAATAATCGCTAA
- the rplP gene encoding 50S ribosomal protein L16: protein MLQPKKTKFRRQQKGRQKGNAQRGNQLAFGSFGIKALETKWITGRQIEAARIAVTRYMQRQGQIWIRIFPDKPITRKPADVRMGKGKGAPEGFVAPVTPGRIIIEAEGVSYEIAKEALRLAAQKLPITTKFVVRRDYDIQNQNA, encoded by the coding sequence ATGTTACAACCGAAAAAGACAAAATTCAGAAGACAACAAAAAGGTCGTCAGAAAGGTAATGCCCAGAGAGGTAACCAGTTGGCCTTTGGTTCTTTTGGCATAAAGGCTTTGGAGACTAAGTGGATTACAGGCCGTCAGATCGAAGCTGCTCGTATTGCAGTAACAAGATATATGCAACGTCAAGGACAGATCTGGATCCGTATATTCCCGGATAAACCGATCACTAGAAAACCTGCCGATGTACGTATGGGTAAAGGTAAAGGTGCTCCAGAGGGATTTGTGGCTCCTGTGACTCCAGGTAGAATCATTATTGAAGCTGAAGGGGTATCTTACGAAATCGCGAAAGAAGCATTGCGCTTAGCTGCTCAAAAGCTTCCTATTACAACGAAGTTTGTCGTAAGACGTGATTATGATATTCAAAATCAAAATGCGTAA
- the rpmC gene encoding 50S ribosomal protein L29, translating to MKIAEIKEMTTSDLVERVEAETANYDQMVINHSISPLENPAQIKQLRRTIARMKTELRQRELNNK from the coding sequence ATGAAAATTGCAGAAATTAAAGAAATGACTACTAGTGATTTAGTAGAAAGAGTAGAGGCAGAAACAGCTAATTATGACCAGATGGTTATCAATCATTCTATTTCTCCTTTGGAAAATCCTGCTCAAATCAAACAATTACGCAGGACTATTGCGCGTATGAAAACTGAGTTACGCCAAAGAGAACTTAACAATAAATGA
- the rpsQ gene encoding 30S ribosomal protein S17, which translates to MISLMEARNLRKERTGVVLSNKMDKTITVAAKFKEKHPIYGKFVSKTKKYHAHDEKNECNIGDTVSIMETRPLSKTKRWRLVEIIERAK; encoded by the coding sequence ATGATCAGCTTGATGGAAGCAAGAAATTTAAGAAAAGAAAGAACAGGGGTTGTGTTGAGCAATAAGATGGATAAAACGATCACAGTTGCTGCCAAGTTTAAGGAAAAACACCCTATATATGGTAAGTTCGTTAGTAAAACGAAGAAGTACCATGCTCACGATGAAAAGAATGAATGCAATATAGGTGATACTGTAAGCATCATGGAAACTCGTCCTTTGAGCAAGACTAAAAGATGGAGATTAGTAGAAATAATTGAAAGAGCTAAGTAA
- the rplN gene encoding 50S ribosomal protein L14, with protein MIQVESRLTVCDNSGAKEAMCIRVLGGTRRRYASVGDVIVVSVKSVIPSSDVKKGAVSKALIVRTKKEIRRPDGSYIRFDDNACVLLNNAGEIRGSRIFGPVARELRATNMKVVSLAPEVL; from the coding sequence ATGATACAAGTAGAATCCAGACTTACAGTATGTGATAACAGTGGGGCTAAAGAGGCTATGTGTATCCGCGTTTTAGGTGGTACACGTCGTCGTTACGCTTCAGTGGGGGATGTCATTGTAGTTTCAGTGAAGAGTGTCATTCCTTCTAGTGATGTTAAAAAAGGTGCAGTATCAAAGGCTTTGATTGTACGTACAAAGAAAGAAATCCGTCGTCCTGATGGTTCTTATATACGTTTTGATGATAATGCTTGCGTGTTGTTGAATAATGCAGGTGAAATTAGAGGAAGTCGTATTTTCGGTCCTGTAGCAAGAGAACTTCGTGCTACAAACATGAAAGTTGTGTCACTTGCGCCTGAGGTACTTTAA
- the rplX gene encoding 50S ribosomal protein L24: MSKLHIKKGDTVYVNAGEDKGKTGRVLKVLVKEGRAFVEGINMVSKSTKPNAKNPQGGIVKQEASIHISNLNPVDPKTGKATRIGRKVSSLEGKRTVVRYSKKSGEEIK; encoded by the coding sequence ATGAGTAAATTACATATTAAAAAAGGCGATACAGTTTACGTAAATGCTGGTGAAGATAAGGGCAAAACTGGTCGTGTATTGAAGGTTCTTGTTAAAGAAGGACGTGCATTTGTAGAAGGTATCAATATGGTATCTAAAAGCACAAAACCGAATGCTAAGAATCCGCAAGGTGGTATCGTGAAGCAGGAAGCTTCTATCCACATTTCAAACTTGAACCCGGTTGATCCAAAAACTGGTAAAGCAACGCGTATTGGGAGAAAAGTAAGTTCTTTGGAAGGTAAAAGAACTGTAGTGCGTTATTCTAAAAAATCAGGAGAGGAGATTAAGTAA
- the rplE gene encoding 50S ribosomal protein L5, whose protein sequence is MSNTASLKKEYAERIAPALKSQFQYSSTMQVPVLKKIVINQGLGMAVADKKIIEVAINEMTAITGQKAVATISRKDIANFKLRKKMPIGVMVTLRRERMYEFLEKLVRVALPRIRDFKGIESKFDGKGNYTLGIQEQIIFPEINIDSITRILGMNITFVTSAQTDEEGYALLKEFGLPFKNAKKD, encoded by the coding sequence ATGAGTAATACTGCTAGTCTTAAGAAAGAATATGCAGAGCGTATAGCACCTGCATTGAAATCACAGTTCCAGTATTCTTCTACAATGCAGGTACCCGTACTTAAGAAGATTGTCATCAATCAGGGTTTAGGTATGGCTGTTGCCGATAAGAAGATTATTGAAGTTGCAATCAATGAAATGACGGCTATTACAGGTCAGAAAGCCGTAGCTACCATTTCTCGTAAAGATATCGCGAATTTTAAGTTGCGTAAAAAAATGCCGATCGGTGTTATGGTAACTTTACGTCGTGAAAGAATGTACGAATTCCTTGAAAAATTGGTTCGTGTAGCTCTTCCTCGTATCCGTGACTTCAAAGGTATCGAAAGTAAGTTTGACGGTAAAGGTAACTATACCCTTGGTATTCAGGAACAAATCATTTTCCCTGAAATAAATATCGATAGTATTACAAGAATTCTCGGAATGAATATTACCTTTGTAACCTCTGCGCAAACAGATGAAGAAGGTTATGCATTGCTGAAGGAATTCGGTTTACCTTTTAAAAACGCTAAAAAAGACTAA
- the rpsN gene encoding 30S ribosomal protein S14, with protein MAKESMKAREVKRAKLVARYAEKRAALKQIVRTGDPADAFEAAQKLQELPKNSNPIRMHNRCKLTGRPKGYIRQFGISRIQFREMASNGLIPGVKKASW; from the coding sequence ATGGCAAAGGAATCAATGAAGGCACGTGAAGTAAAACGTGCTAAATTAGTAGCCAGATACGCCGAAAAAAGAGCTGCTTTGAAGCAAATTGTTAGAACAGGTGATCCTGCTGATGCATTCGAAGCTGCACAGAAGTTGCAAGAATTGCCAAAGAATTCTAATCCGATTCGTATGCATAATCGTTGCAAACTGACTGGTCGTCCCAAAGGTTATATTCGCCAATTCGGAATTTCGAGAATTCAGTTCCGTGAAATGGCATCTAATGGACTGATACCGGGCGTAAAGAAAGCAAGCTGGTAA
- the rpsH gene encoding 30S ribosomal protein S8 → MTDPIADYLTRLRNAIAAKHRVVEVPASNLKKEITKILFEKGYILNYKFVEDGPQGTIKVALKYDSVNKVNAIKKLERISSPGMRKYTGYKDMPRVINGLGIAIISTSKGVMTNKEAAELKIGGEVLCYVY, encoded by the coding sequence ATGACTGATCCAATAGCAGATTATTTGACGAGGTTGCGGAACGCAATTGCTGCAAAGCACAGAGTAGTTGAAGTTCCCGCTTCAAATTTGAAAAAAGAAATCACTAAGATTCTTTTTGAGAAAGGCTACATTCTTAACTATAAGTTTGTAGAAGATGGACCACAAGGAACTATTAAGGTTGCCTTGAAGTATGATTCTGTTAACAAAGTTAACGCAATCAAAAAATTAGAAAGAATATCTTCTCCTGGTATGCGTAAGTATACCGGTTATAAAGATATGCCGCGTGTTATTAATGGGCTGGGTATTGCTATAATATCTACTTCCAAAGGTGTAATGACTAACAAAGAGGCTGCAGAACTGAAGATCGGTGGTGAAGTCTTATGTTATGTATATTAA
- the rplF gene encoding 50S ribosomal protein L6, whose translation MSRIGKLPISIPAGVTVTLKDDVVTVKGPKGEMSQYVNPAINVAIEDGHVTLTENDKEMLDNPKQKHAFHGLYRSLVHNMVVGVSEGYKKELELVGVGYRASNQGNIIELALGYTHNIFIQLPAEVKVETKSERNKNPLIILESCDKQLLGQVCSKIRSFRKPEPYKGKGIKFVGEVIRRKSGKSAGAK comes from the coding sequence ATGTCAAGAATAGGAAAATTACCCATTAGTATCCCTGCTGGAGTGACAGTCACTCTGAAGGATGATGTGGTTACCGTAAAGGGACCCAAAGGCGAAATGAGCCAATATGTGAATCCAGCTATCAATGTTGCTATTGAAGATGGACACGTAACTTTAACAGAAAACGATAAAGAAATGCTTGATAATCCGAAGCAGAAACATGCTTTTCACGGTTTGTATCGTTCATTGGTTCATAACATGGTTGTGGGCGTATCTGAAGGATACAAAAAAGAGTTGGAACTTGTCGGTGTAGGTTATCGTGCTTCTAACCAAGGTAACATCATTGAACTGGCTTTAGGTTATACACACAATATTTTCATCCAATTGCCTGCTGAGGTAAAAGTTGAAACTAAGTCTGAAAGAAATAAGAATCCTCTTATTATATTGGAATCGTGTGACAAACAGTTGCTTGGTCAAGTTTGCTCTAAAATACGTTCTTTCCGTAAGCCTGAACCATATAAGGGTAAAGGTATTAAGTTTGTTGGCGAAGTAATTCGTAGAAAGTCTGGTAAATCAGCCGGCGCTAAGTAA
- the rplR gene encoding 50S ribosomal protein L18, with translation MTTKIERRVKIKYRVRNKISGTTECPRMSVFRSNKQIYVQIIDDLSGKTLAAASSLGMTEKVAKKEQAAKVGEMIAKKAQEAGITTVVFDRNGYLYHGRVKEVADAARNGGLKF, from the coding sequence ATGACAACAAAAATAGAAAGACGAGTTAAGATCAAATATAGAGTACGCAATAAGATTTCAGGTACTACTGAATGTCCGCGTATGAGTGTATTTAGAAGTAACAAGCAAATTTATGTCCAGATTATCGATGATCTTTCTGGTAAGACATTGGCTGCTGCTTCTTCTTTAGGTATGACTGAAAAAGTTGCTAAAAAAGAACAAGCTGCTAAAGTTGGTGAAATGATTGCTAAAAAGGCTCAGGAAGCAGGTATAACTACTGTTGTTTTTGACCGTAATGGTTACTTGTATCATGGGAGAGTAAAAGAAGTAGCTGATGCTGCTCGTAACGGTGGACTTAAATTTTAA
- the rpsE gene encoding 30S ribosomal protein S5, whose protein sequence is MAGVNNRVKITNDIELKDRLVAINRVTKVTKGGRTFSFSAIVVVGNEEGIIGWGLGKAGEVTAAIAKGVESAKKNLVKVPILKGTVPHEQSARFGGAEVFIKPASHGTGVVAGGAMRAVLESVGVTDVLAKSKGSSNPHNLVKATIEALSEMRDARMVAQNRGISVEKVFRG, encoded by the coding sequence ATGGCAGGAGTTAATAATAGAGTTAAGATTACTAACGATATAGAACTGAAGGATAGATTGGTTGCTATTAATCGTGTTACTAAAGTTACCAAAGGTGGTAGAACTTTTAGTTTCTCTGCAATCGTTGTTGTAGGTAACGAAGAAGGAATCATTGGTTGGGGACTTGGTAAAGCAGGTGAAGTAACAGCTGCTATCGCTAAAGGTGTTGAGTCAGCTAAAAAGAATTTGGTGAAAGTACCTATTTTGAAAGGTACTGTTCCTCATGAACAATCAGCTAGATTTGGTGGTGCTGAAGTATTCATCAAACCAGCATCCCACGGAACCGGTGTTGTAGCTGGTGGTGCTATGCGTGCTGTATTGGAAAGTGTTGGTGTTACTGATGTTTTGGCTAAATCAAAAGGTTCTTCAAATCCGCATAACCTTGTTAAAGCCACAATTGAAGCTTTGAGTGAAATGCGTGATGCAAGAATGGTTGCTCAAAACAGAGGAATTAGTGTTGAAAAAGTATTTAGAGGATAA
- the rpmD gene encoding 50S ribosomal protein L30: MSTIKIKQVKSRIGAPADQKRTLDALGLRKLNRVVEHESTPSILGMVDKVKHLVAIVK, from the coding sequence ATGTCAACTATAAAGATCAAACAAGTTAAAAGTAGAATTGGTGCTCCGGCTGATCAAAAAAGAACTCTTGATGCACTGGGGCTTCGTAAACTGAACCGTGTGGTTGAACACGAAAGCACTCCTTCAATTCTTGGAATGGTAGATAAAGTAAAACACTTGGTTGCCATTGTTAAGTAA
- the rplO gene encoding 50S ribosomal protein L15, with translation MNLSNLKPAEGSTKTRKRIGRGAGSGLGGTSTRGHKGAKSRSGYSKKIGFEGGQMPLQRRVPKFGFKNINRVEYKAINLDTIQKLAEAKTLVKVGVNDFVEAGFISSNQLVKVLGNGTLTNKLEVEAHAFSKTATAAIEAAGGTVVKL, from the coding sequence ATGAACTTAAGTAATTTAAAACCTGCAGAGGGATCTACTAAGACAAGAAAAAGAATTGGACGTGGTGCTGGTTCTGGCTTAGGCGGTACTTCTACAAGAGGTCATAAAGGAGCTAAATCAAGATCTGGATACTCAAAGAAAATCGGTTTTGAAGGCGGTCAGATGCCTCTTCAACGTCGAGTTCCTAAATTTGGTTTTAAGAATATCAATCGTGTAGAATATAAAGCAATCAACTTGGATACTATCCAGAAATTAGCTGAAGCTAAGACTTTGGTAAAAGTTGGTGTTAACGACTTTGTCGAAGCAGGATTTATTTCTTCAAATCAGTTGGTAAAAGTATTGGGTAATGGAACTCTGACTAACAAGCTGGAAGTAGAAGCTCATGCATTCTCTAAGACTGCAACTGCTGCTATTGAAGCTGCTGGTGGAACTGTAGTAAAACTCTGA
- the secY gene encoding preprotein translocase subunit SecY: MRKAIETLKNIWKIEDLRQRILITILFVAIYRFGSYVVLPGINPAMLAKLHEQTSEGLLALLNMFSGGAFSNASIFALGIMPYISASIVIQLLGIAVPYFQKLQREGESGKRKMNQYTRYLTIAILLVQAPSYLLNLKMQAGPSLNASLDWTLFMITSTIILAAGSMFILWLGERITDKGIGNGISFIILIGIIARFPDALLQEVVSRVANKSGGLIMFIIEIVFLLLVIGAAILLVQGVRKIPVQYAKRIVGNKQYGGARQYIPLKVNTAGVMPIIFAQAIMFIPITFIGFSNVNNAGGFLHAFTDHTSFWYNFVFAVMIILFTYFYTAITINPTQMAEDMKRNNGFIPGIKPGKKTAEYIDDIMSRITLPGSFFLALVAIMPAFAGIFGVQAGFAQFFGGTSLLILVGVVLDTLQQVESHLLMRHYDGLLKSGRIKGRAGVAAY, translated from the coding sequence ATGAGAAAAGCTATTGAAACATTAAAGAATATATGGAAGATTGAGGATCTGAGACAGCGGATCCTCATCACCATATTGTTTGTAGCAATTTACCGTTTCGGATCATATGTCGTATTACCGGGTATTAATCCGGCAATGCTGGCAAAATTGCACGAACAAACAAGTGAAGGCCTTTTAGCCTTGTTAAATATGTTCTCTGGAGGAGCATTTTCTAATGCCTCTATTTTTGCATTAGGAATCATGCCTTATATCTCTGCATCTATTGTAATCCAGTTGTTGGGAATTGCTGTGCCGTATTTCCAGAAACTGCAACGTGAGGGTGAGAGCGGCAAAAGAAAAATGAATCAATATACTCGTTATCTTACGATCGCTATATTGTTAGTTCAGGCGCCTTCTTATTTGCTCAATCTTAAAATGCAGGCTGGTCCTTCCTTAAATGCTTCATTAGATTGGACTCTGTTTATGATTACCTCTACCATTATTTTGGCAGCAGGTAGTATGTTTATTTTGTGGCTTGGTGAAAGAATTACTGATAAAGGTATTGGTAATGGTATTTCATTTATCATTTTAATTGGTATTATCGCTCGTTTCCCTGATGCTCTACTACAGGAAGTTGTATCAAGAGTGGCAAATAAGAGTGGTGGTCTGATTATGTTTATAATTGAAATCGTATTCTTATTGTTAGTGATTGGCGCTGCAATTCTTTTAGTTCAGGGAGTGAGAAAGATTCCCGTACAGTATGCTAAGAGAATTGTGGGTAACAAACAATATGGTGGTGCAAGACAGTACATTCCTTTGAAAGTGAATACTGCAGGTGTAATGCCTATCATATTTGCTCAGGCAATCATGTTTATACCTATTACATTTATCGGTTTTTCAAATGTAAATAATGCAGGCGGTTTCTTGCATGCGTTTACAGATCATACAAGTTTCTGGTATAATTTTGTCTTTGCGGTAATGATTATATTATTTACGTATTTCTATACTGCAATTACAATTAATCCGACTCAGATGGCTGAGGATATGAAGAGAAATAATGGTTTCATCCCTGGCATTAAACCAGGAAAGAAAACAGCAGAGTATATTGATGATATTATGTCTCGTATTACTTTACCTGGTTCTTTCTTTTTGGCTTTAGTTGCTATTATGCCTGCTTTTGCCGGTATATTTGGTGTACAAGCCGGTTTCGCTCAATTCTTCGGTGGTACGTCTTTGTTAATTCTTGTAGGTGTGGTTCTTGATACGCTACAACAGGTTGAAAGTCATTTGTTGATGAGACACTATGATGGTCTGTTGAAGTCTGGTCGTATTAAAGGACGCGCTGGTGTAGCGGCATATTAA
- the map gene encoding type I methionyl aminopeptidase codes for MIFLKTEDEIELLRQSNLLVGKTLAEVAKLVKPGVTTRELDKVAEEFIRDHGATPTFKGFPNQYGEPFPASLCTSVNEQVVHGIPNDIVLKEGDIVSVDCGTYMNGFCGDSAYTFCVGEVNEEVRNLLKVTKEALYIGIQNAVQGKRIGDVGYAIQQYCESHSYGVVREFVGHGIGHEMHEDPQVPNYGKRGYGPLMKRGLCIAIEPMITLGDRQVIMERDGWTVRTKDRKCAAHFEHTVAVGAGEADILSSFKFIEEVLGDKAI; via the coding sequence ATGATATTTCTTAAAACAGAAGATGAAATAGAATTGCTCCGTCAGAGCAACCTGCTTGTCGGAAAGACTTTGGCAGAGGTTGCTAAATTGGTGAAGCCCGGTGTAACTACGCGTGAGTTGGATAAAGTTGCTGAAGAGTTCATTAGAGATCACGGAGCAACTCCGACTTTCAAAGGATTTCCGAATCAGTATGGAGAACCATTTCCCGCATCCCTCTGTACTTCTGTAAATGAGCAGGTGGTACATGGAATCCCAAACGATATTGTTCTGAAAGAAGGTGATATCGTGTCTGTGGATTGTGGAACATATATGAATGGTTTTTGTGGTGATTCTGCTTATACTTTTTGTGTAGGAGAGGTGAACGAAGAAGTTCGTAATTTGTTGAAGGTAACTAAAGAAGCGTTATATATTGGTATTCAGAATGCAGTGCAAGGTAAAAGAATCGGGGATGTCGGATATGCTATCCAGCAATATTGTGAGTCTCATTCTTATGGTGTAGTGCGTGAGTTTGTTGGTCATGGAATTGGTCATGAAATGCATGAAGACCCTCAGGTTCCCAATTATGGTAAGAGGGGATATGGCCCTTTGATGAAGAGAGGGCTTTGCATAGCGATAGAGCCGATGATAACACTGGGAGACCGGCAAGTGATTATGGAACGTGACGGATGGACTGTTAGAACCAAAGACCGTAAATGTGCTGCACACTTTGAACATACGGTGGCAGTAGGTGCTGGTGAAGCTGATATTTTGTCATCATTCAAATTCATAGAAGAAGTTTTAGGAGATAAAGCAATATAA
- the infA gene encoding translation initiation factor IF-1, with product MAKQSAIEQDGVIVEALSNAMFRVELENGHEITAHISGKMRMHYIKILPGDKVRVEMSPYDLSKGRIVFRYK from the coding sequence ATGGCAAAGCAATCTGCAATAGAACAAGATGGAGTTATAGTTGAAGCATTGTCAAATGCAATGTTTCGTGTTGAATTAGAAAACGGACATGAGATTACTGCACATATTTCGGGCAAGATGCGGATGCATTACATTAAGATCCTGCCAGGAGATAAAGTGAGAGTCGAAATGTCTCCTTACGACTTATCGAAAGGAAGAATTGTGTTTAGATATAAATAA
- the ykgO gene encoding type B 50S ribosomal protein L36, producing the protein MKVRASLKKRTPECKIVRRNGRLYVINKKNPKYKQRQG; encoded by the coding sequence ATGAAAGTAAGAGCATCATTAAAGAAACGCACGCCAGAATGTAAGATCGTTAGACGTAATGGCCGTTTGTATGTTATTAACAAGAAAAATCCTAAGTATAAACAACGTCAAGGATAA
- the rpsM gene encoding 30S ribosomal protein S13, which produces MAIRIVGVDLPQNKRGEIALTYVYGIGRSSSAKILDKAGVDKDLKVKDWTDDQAAKIREIIGAEYKVEGDLRSEIQLNIKRLMDIGCYRGVRHRIGLPVRGQSTKNNARTRKGRKKTVANKKKATK; this is translated from the coding sequence ATGGCTATAAGAATAGTTGGTGTAGATTTGCCTCAGAATAAAAGAGGTGAAATTGCGTTGACCTATGTATATGGAATAGGTCGCAGTAGTTCAGCAAAAATTTTAGATAAAGCTGGTGTAGACAAAGATCTGAAGGTTAAAGACTGGACAGATGATCAAGCTGCTAAGATTCGTGAGATTATCGGTGCAGAGTATAAAGTAGAAGGTGATCTTCGTTCCGAAATCCAATTGAACATTAAGCGATTAATGGATATTGGTTGCTATCGTGGTGTACGTCACCGTATTGGTCTGCCTGTAAGAGGTCAGAGCACAAAGAACAATGCACGTACTCGTAAGGGTAGAAAGAAAACCGTTGCTAATAAGAAAAAAGCTACTAAATAA
- the rpsK gene encoding 30S ribosomal protein S11 codes for MAKKTVAAKKRNVKVDANGQLHVHSSFNNIIVSLANSEGQIISWSSAGKMGFRGSKKNTPYAAQMAAQDCAKIAFDLGLRKVKAYVKGPGNGRESAIRTIHGAGIEVTEIIDVTPLPHNGCRPPKRRRV; via the coding sequence ATGGCAAAAAAAACAGTTGCAGCTAAAAAGAGAAATGTGAAAGTAGACGCTAATGGACAGTTGCATGTTCATTCATCTTTCAACAATATTATTGTTTCTCTTGCAAACAGTGAAGGGCAGATTATTTCTTGGTCGTCTGCTGGTAAAATGGGATTTAGAGGTTCTAAAAAGAATACTCCTTATGCAGCTCAGATGGCTGCCCAGGATTGTGCAAAGATTGCATTCGATCTTGGCCTGAGAAAGGTAAAAGCATATGTGAAGGGTCCAGGTAACGGACGTGAGTCTGCTATTAGAACTATCCACGGTGCTGGTATCGAAGTTACTGAAATCATTGACGTGACTCCGCTTCCACATAATGGTTGTCGTCCTCCGAAAAGACGTAGAGTTTAA